In Morococcus cerebrosus, a single genomic region encodes these proteins:
- a CDS encoding phage major tail tube protein encodes MSAINAIYNANIYIDGNSLLGNASEFKLPEFEFGQDDFTGLGMVGTIKLPNGVEALEGEVTWNSFYPEVAKKASNPFKAVQLMVRGNLQTFNSAGLAEEVPIVTTVTAMFSKNALGGYKPKEKAEFSSTYQATEVRQVVGGREVLYYNAMKNIYRVDGQDVLSQMRKNIGA; translated from the coding sequence ATGTCTGCAATCAATGCAATCTACAATGCCAATATCTATATCGACGGCAACAGCCTTTTGGGCAATGCATCCGAGTTTAAGCTGCCTGAGTTTGAGTTTGGCCAGGACGACTTTACCGGTTTAGGTATGGTTGGCACCATCAAACTGCCAAACGGCGTTGAGGCGCTGGAAGGCGAAGTTACCTGGAACAGCTTTTATCCTGAGGTGGCGAAAAAGGCATCCAACCCATTCAAGGCTGTGCAACTGATGGTGCGCGGCAACCTGCAAACCTTTAATTCAGCAGGTTTGGCGGAAGAAGTCCCCATCGTAACTACGGTAACGGCGATGTTTTCAAAAAACGCCTTGGGCGGTTACAAGCCTAAGGAAAAGGCGGAATTTAGCTCAACCTACCAGGCGACAGAAGTCCGCCAAGTCGTCGGTGGTCGAGAAGTGCTGTACTACAACGCGATGAAAAACATCTACCGCGTAGACGGTCAGGACGTTTTGAGCCAAATGCGTAAAAACATTGGCGCTTAA
- a CDS encoding phage tail protein, producing MATLSYASVIERDQRYRMLADLGLRMSDIDAVKLMPRLTELVAPEHLELLAESRSILGEDGYWLAESDETRRKLIKGAYQLHRYKGTPWAIREIVRRLGFGEVEIVEGLSNKLHNGEIHRDGSYTHGHTDRWAHYRIIMTNTITNDQAALLRRTLRAFAPARCVLAALDYQHVSLRHNGQALRDGTFNRGTA from the coding sequence ATGGCAACACTGAGTTATGCCTCCGTTATCGAGCGCGATCAACGTTATCGGATGCTGGCCGATTTAGGCTTGAGGATGAGCGACATTGACGCGGTCAAGCTGATGCCGCGTTTGACTGAGCTGGTCGCGCCCGAACATTTGGAACTGTTGGCGGAGAGTCGAAGCATATTGGGCGAGGACGGCTATTGGCTTGCCGAGAGCGATGAAACCCGCCGCAAACTCATCAAGGGTGCCTACCAGCTCCACAGGTACAAAGGCACACCCTGGGCAATACGCGAGATTGTGCGCCGTCTCGGGTTCGGCGAGGTTGAGATCGTCGAGGGCTTAAGCAATAAGCTGCACAACGGCGAAATCCACCGTGACGGTAGTTATACACACGGTCATACAGACCGTTGGGCGCATTACCGCATCATTATGACCAATACCATTACCAACGATCAGGCAGCCTTGCTGAGGCGCACATTGCGGGCGTTTGCACCTGCCCGATGTGTTTTGGCGGCATTGGATTACCAACACGTCTCCTTGAGGCACAACGGACAAGCATTAAGGGACGGCACGTTTAATCGAGGGACAGCATAG
- a CDS encoding phage tail sheath family protein, which yields MAAAYHHGTETIRIDGGSNPVYTVDGAITAIVGTAPVGAVNELTVCQTKKDFGQFGGELTAQGFTLPDAAHIWTRYGSGVAYVINVCDPAKHKTTVSNEVLTVDPDTLTAKTAKPALQSGYTLTDGGNTLTENTHYTINTLTGEIAYKNKPTSPKISYTYTDPTKVPAADIIGAYIAATGKRTGLELLTEGFNRQGADAKIIIAPDFDRYANVRAAMEVIAGKLKAIAYVAAPQGTSLSKALEGRGPLGTINFQTSSDRCQLFYPHVVGLLGLENLATHAAGLRMKTDVEQGYWFSISNRELLGVTGVEIGLTARADDPQSETNRLNEKGITTVFNSYGTGYRMWGNRLACFPTTSHIKNFEVAQRTGDIIDESIRRLELQYVDKPIDADDPNALIDSLLESVRTYMSTLKSIVGFSVDLDYEYDLVDAFSKGQVPIVYDYTPKLPAERITNTSVMTRKYLINLVAN from the coding sequence ATGGCAGCAGCCTACCATCACGGCACGGAGACCATCCGCATCGACGGCGGCTCCAATCCCGTCTATACCGTTGACGGCGCAATTACCGCCATCGTCGGCACTGCGCCGGTCGGCGCGGTCAATGAGCTGACGGTATGTCAAACGAAGAAAGACTTTGGCCAATTCGGCGGCGAGCTGACCGCTCAAGGCTTCACTCTGCCGGATGCCGCACACATTTGGACGCGCTACGGCAGCGGTGTCGCCTATGTCATCAATGTTTGCGATCCTGCCAAACATAAGACAACCGTCAGCAACGAGGTATTGACGGTTGATCCTGATACCTTGACGGCCAAAACTGCCAAGCCTGCTCTGCAAAGCGGCTACACACTGACAGACGGCGGCAATACGCTGACCGAAAACACGCACTACACCATCAACACCCTGACAGGTGAGATTGCCTACAAAAACAAACCTACCTCACCCAAAATCAGCTATACCTACACCGACCCGACCAAAGTCCCTGCGGCTGACATCATTGGTGCTTATATTGCCGCCACCGGCAAGCGCACGGGGCTGGAGCTGTTGACCGAAGGCTTTAACCGCCAAGGTGCGGACGCTAAAATCATTATTGCACCTGACTTTGACCGCTATGCCAATGTGCGCGCGGCAATGGAAGTCATTGCCGGTAAGCTGAAGGCCATTGCTTATGTGGCGGCTCCGCAAGGTACGAGCCTGAGCAAAGCTCTCGAAGGTCGTGGTCCGTTGGGTACGATTAATTTCCAGACATCTTCCGACCGCTGCCAGCTCTTTTATCCACATGTCGTCGGTTTGCTCGGCCTCGAAAATCTTGCCACCCACGCCGCAGGTCTTCGCATGAAAACCGATGTGGAACAGGGCTACTGGTTCAGCATCTCAAACCGCGAGCTCTTGGGCGTAACGGGCGTGGAAATCGGTCTGACCGCCCGTGCGGACGACCCGCAGTCCGAAACCAACCGTCTGAATGAAAAAGGCATTACGACTGTCTTCAATTCCTACGGTACAGGCTATCGTATGTGGGGTAACCGCCTTGCCTGCTTCCCGACTACATCGCATATTAAAAACTTTGAAGTGGCGCAACGCACCGGCGACATTATTGACGAGTCTATCCGTCGTTTAGAGTTGCAGTATGTTGATAAACCGATTGATGCAGACGATCCGAATGCCTTGATTGACAGCCTGCTTGAGAGCGTCCGCACCTATATGTCTACGCTTAAATCTATTGTGGGCTTCTCGGTGGATTTGGACTATGAATACGATTTAGTCGATGCGTTTAGCAAAGGTCAGGTCCCCATCGTTTACGACTACACGCCGAAACTGCCGGCCGAGCGTATTACCAATACCAGCGTGATGACCCGCAAGTATCTTATCAATTTGGTGGCTAACTAA
- a CDS encoding phage tail protein: MYAMLGEVRFELLNSFTSLETQHAANFAKHEVLKGRPRLQALQNELTTLRFSLKLHWRLGNPDTAYKGLLSALEAQQAVSLVYGSGRFVGWFVLERLTERTLIQDAQGRTAARELDVELTQFVGDPNNPLPTPAVKSGGQNPLLSLLPESVQAKAGKLISAVEKGVKIYRAAEAGISDMQNLIQAAKNLKNDPSGALNLLGDALNIGGSTLGRLNALPEVTAIFGDLKGAAEFALQAGQAANRLGGAVGALRDGYESGSIGGWLAAVGDGVAEASDAMANGSVAAQALTGWLAARKDK, from the coding sequence ATGTATGCGATGTTGGGCGAGGTACGCTTTGAGCTTTTAAACAGCTTTACATCTTTGGAAACTCAGCATGCCGCCAATTTTGCCAAACATGAGGTATTGAAAGGCCGTCCGCGCCTTCAGGCCTTGCAAAACGAACTGACGACACTGCGTTTCTCACTCAAGTTGCATTGGCGGCTGGGTAATCCCGATACGGCGTATAAGGGTCTGCTGTCGGCTTTGGAGGCGCAGCAGGCGGTGTCTTTGGTTTACGGCAGCGGCCGGTTTGTCGGATGGTTTGTGCTTGAGCGGCTGACGGAGCGCACGTTGATTCAGGACGCGCAAGGCCGGACGGCGGCGCGTGAGTTGGATGTGGAGCTGACCCAGTTTGTCGGCGACCCGAATAATCCGCTCCCGACCCCGGCAGTCAAGTCGGGTGGTCAAAATCCGCTCCTGTCCTTATTGCCGGAGAGCGTGCAGGCAAAAGCGGGCAAATTGATTTCGGCGGTGGAAAAAGGTGTGAAAATTTACCGCGCCGCCGAAGCGGGCATCAGCGATATGCAGAATCTGATACAGGCTGCCAAAAATCTGAAAAACGACCCGTCAGGGGCATTAAACCTGTTGGGGGACGCACTCAATATCGGCGGCAGCACTTTAGGACGGCTCAATGCCTTGCCCGAAGTAACGGCGATTTTCGGAGACCTTAAAGGTGCGGCTGAATTTGCATTACAGGCAGGGCAAGCGGCCAACAGGCTGGGCGGTGCCGTCGGGGCATTGCGTGACGGGTATGAGAGCGGCTCCATCGGCGGCTGGCTGGCTGCCGTCGGGGACGGTGTTGCCGAGGCATCTGATGCGATGGCAAACGGTTCTGTCGCTGCCCAGGCTTTGACCGGCTGGCTGGCGGCAAGAAAGGATAAATGA
- a CDS encoding phage tail assembly protein — MNEAKQMQADLGVNTVVKLKYPVRLATGQVLSELEVRRPRVGDLRAVMHIGSEVEQGLMLVARVTGLVPEDLDELDLQDLEAVQATFRSETEQV, encoded by the coding sequence ATGAACGAAGCAAAACAGATGCAGGCGGATTTGGGTGTAAATACCGTTGTGAAACTGAAATATCCCGTGCGCTTGGCGACCGGACAAGTTCTGTCGGAGCTGGAGGTTCGTCGCCCGCGCGTCGGCGATTTGCGCGCAGTAATGCACATTGGCAGCGAAGTGGAACAGGGTTTGATGCTTGTGGCACGAGTCACAGGGCTAGTTCCGGAAGATTTAGACGAGCTGGATTTGCAGGACTTGGAGGCTGTACAGGCTACATTTCGCAGCGAAACGGAGCAGGTCTGA
- a CDS encoding GPW/gp25 family protein — protein sequence MFYAAPISKHWQLAPEGSGVVQGADDIDQCIRNILSTRKGADVTRPDFGSDHYKWLDTPEDVFVPNVVRSTMLAIQTWEKRVVVEDIIFGGAAPHLTMTVYWRVADEVAGEIYSTDIRLEQAAWI from the coding sequence ATGTTCTACGCCGCACCTATCTCGAAACACTGGCAGCTCGCGCCCGAAGGCTCGGGCGTGGTTCAGGGTGCGGACGACATCGACCAATGTATCCGCAACATCCTGTCCACCCGCAAAGGTGCGGACGTTACCCGTCCTGATTTCGGCTCCGACCATTACAAATGGCTGGACACACCCGAAGACGTGTTTGTCCCGAATGTCGTCCGCTCAACCATGTTGGCAATACAGACGTGGGAGAAGCGGGTGGTGGTTGAGGACATTATTTTCGGCGGTGCTGCACCGCATCTGACCATGACGGTTTACTGGCGCGTCGCGGATGAGGTGGCGGGCGAGATTTATAGCACAGACATCAGATTGGAGCAGGCGGCATGGATTTGA
- a CDS encoding tail protein X has product MMSAVIRYTTQDGDRWDLIAHKHYGNALLIDGLIAANPHLPLAEEFTGGLTVFVPVLETKPKNNQEELPPWMR; this is encoded by the coding sequence ATGATGAGTGCGGTAATACGCTACACCACCCAAGACGGCGACCGCTGGGATTTGATTGCGCATAAGCATTATGGCAATGCGCTGTTGATTGACGGCCTGATTGCGGCCAATCCTCACTTGCCGTTGGCGGAGGAGTTTACGGGCGGCCTCACGGTCTTTGTCCCCGTACTCGAAACCAAACCGAAGAACAACCAAGAGGAGCTGCCGCCGTGGATGCGTTAG
- a CDS encoding phage tail protein, which produces MANLSEISRWEAGIYQWETSDPVQGGPNGIDNRPTRELANRTRWLYDELGRVKARMDDPNFYKSITVSDSKALFDANNYLHIGADAAGGYIRNKKTGKGIQLKNDGTLQYDGADVITTRKVSNNQDDYTVATVPSSFALNKAFDNSIKRGGAIGLGGAAHQIAIGWDKRGLIAKVDSDILNVGVPTGFILYTSSNIVPFGWLKANGAAVSRTDFAQLFAAIGTSYGAGDGRTTFNLPDLRAEFIRGWDDGKGVDLGRTLGSLQEDQLRSHSHVYRRGHIANTVDWERIEASGDRNATLYDGDGRFDDGGDRVTTAMDGGVETRPRNISLSALIKI; this is translated from the coding sequence ATGGCAAATTTAAGCGAGATAAGCCGCTGGGAGGCGGGCATTTACCAATGGGAGACCTCCGACCCTGTGCAGGGCGGCCCTAACGGTATCGACAACCGCCCGACACGGGAGCTGGCAAACCGTACACGCTGGCTTTATGACGAGCTGGGCAGGGTAAAAGCCCGCATGGACGACCCCAATTTTTACAAAAGCATCACCGTATCCGACAGCAAGGCATTGTTTGACGCGAATAATTATCTGCACATCGGCGCTGATGCCGCTGGCGGTTACATCCGCAATAAAAAGACAGGCAAGGGCATACAGCTCAAGAATGATGGCACACTCCAGTACGACGGTGCGGACGTCATTACAACCCGTAAAGTAAGCAACAACCAAGATGACTACACGGTAGCAACTGTACCGTCATCGTTTGCGCTCAATAAGGCGTTTGACAACTCAATCAAGCGTGGCGGCGCAATCGGGCTGGGCGGAGCGGCGCATCAGATTGCTATTGGCTGGGATAAGCGCGGCCTAATTGCAAAAGTTGACTCAGATATTCTCAACGTTGGTGTGCCGACAGGTTTTATTTTGTACACATCATCAAACATCGTGCCGTTTGGGTGGCTTAAGGCAAATGGAGCGGCAGTCTCGCGTACTGATTTTGCTCAATTATTTGCTGCGATTGGTACGAGCTACGGTGCTGGCGATGGCCGAACAACTTTTAACCTGCCCGATTTACGCGCCGAATTTATTCGCGGCTGGGATGACGGCAAGGGTGTTGATTTAGGACGCACGTTAGGTAGTTTGCAGGAAGACCAACTGCGTAGTCACAGCCATGTCTATCGCCGCGGGCACATTGCCAATACGGTTGACTGGGAGCGGATTGAGGCGTCTGGAGACCGTAATGCAACCCTCTATGATGGCGACGGCAGATTTGACGATGGCGGAGACCGAGTGACTACCGCTATGGATGGCGGGGTGGAAACCCGCCCACGCAATATCAGTTTATCTGCGCTTATCAAAATCTAA
- a CDS encoding phage baseplate assembly protein V translates to MQTHDFTATMQFGIVSAIDAAAHSLRVKIPVLDDMETDWLPMATPAAGGNRFYSLPDVGELVVCLLDVRGETGCVVGAIYNAADKPPVSDQNKWVKRFTNGTVISHDRSSGEVVVETPGEVRIKAAKKVDIQSPEIEITGDATVKGMLTYTAGLTASNDGGGDAANINGRVNITGDLIVNGINIGKHIHDGDSGGQTGGPKNH, encoded by the coding sequence ATGCAAACCCATGATTTTACAGCAACGATGCAATTCGGCATTGTATCGGCGATTGATGCAGCGGCGCACAGTTTGCGGGTCAAAATTCCCGTACTCGATGACATGGAAACCGACTGGCTGCCTATGGCGACACCTGCGGCGGGCGGCAACCGGTTTTACAGCCTCCCTGATGTAGGCGAGTTGGTTGTCTGCCTGCTGGATGTGCGGGGTGAGACCGGCTGCGTTGTCGGCGCGATTTATAATGCCGCAGACAAACCGCCGGTATCCGACCAAAACAAATGGGTCAAACGGTTTACCAACGGCACGGTCATCTCACATGATCGCAGTAGCGGCGAAGTAGTCGTTGAGACGCCGGGCGAAGTCCGAATCAAAGCGGCGAAAAAAGTAGACATCCAATCGCCGGAGATAGAAATCACGGGCGATGCGACAGTAAAAGGGATGTTGACTTATACCGCAGGTTTGACGGCCAGCAATGACGGCGGCGGCGATGCGGCAAATATCAACGGTAGAGTCAACATCACCGGCGACCTCATCGTCAACGGCATCAACATCGGCAAGCACATCCATGACGGCGATTCAGGCGGGCAAACCGGCGGGCCGAAAAATCATTAA
- a CDS encoding phage late control D family protein yields the protein MDALGAFLKSKGLDGGGSTHPVTMPDFVLSYEDKDITADVAPYLISFSYTDYLEGQSDELQVEFEDADGRWLRNWYPEQGDALSLSLGDQFTGLLSFGKFEIAEIEYNHPPSTVSLKALSTGITKSSRTLRGKAYENTTLAAIVRQVAGRLKLEVTGTVKNIPIKRVTQYQERDIEFLARLAQEYGHSFKIVGNKLVFADNAELKQRPAVAVLLPEDIIRIRLRDLIKGVPSKVDVKGYDPKSKQTVSASRSSKSRRGKAKHGSTGDTLRIVPNKGESAAQLNARADAKLADAQDDQCAGTVTLVGNALLVAGQMVRLKEFGKFSGKYLVKQSRHDFTRHGGWTTELEIKMTEYVADEDKNNANP from the coding sequence GTGGATGCGTTAGGTGCGTTTTTAAAATCAAAAGGCCTTGACGGTGGCGGCAGTACCCATCCGGTTACCATGCCCGATTTTGTCCTGTCTTACGAAGACAAGGATATAACGGCAGATGTCGCGCCTTATCTGATTTCGTTCAGTTATACCGATTACCTTGAGGGGCAGTCGGATGAGTTGCAGGTTGAGTTTGAGGATGCGGACGGACGCTGGCTGCGTAATTGGTATCCTGAACAGGGCGATGCTTTGTCTTTGAGCTTGGGAGACCAATTTACCGGGCTGTTGTCTTTTGGCAAATTTGAGATTGCTGAGATTGAGTACAACCATCCGCCGTCGACTGTCAGCCTGAAGGCCCTATCGACCGGGATTACCAAGTCTAGCCGCACTTTGCGCGGTAAGGCGTATGAAAACACGACTCTGGCTGCCATCGTTCGTCAGGTGGCAGGCCGTTTGAAGCTGGAGGTAACGGGTACGGTCAAAAATATCCCCATCAAACGTGTGACGCAGTACCAAGAGCGTGATATCGAGTTTTTAGCACGTTTGGCGCAGGAGTATGGCCACAGCTTTAAAATTGTCGGAAATAAGCTGGTCTTTGCCGATAATGCCGAACTAAAACAGCGTCCTGCCGTTGCCGTATTGTTGCCCGAGGACATCATCCGTATCCGCCTGCGCGATTTGATTAAGGGGGTCCCGTCTAAAGTAGATGTCAAAGGCTATGACCCAAAATCTAAACAGACCGTGTCGGCCAGCCGCAGTAGTAAATCAAGACGCGGCAAAGCCAAACACGGCAGTACGGGCGATACATTGCGTATCGTGCCGAATAAGGGTGAGAGCGCGGCGCAATTAAATGCCAGGGCAGATGCCAAATTGGCGGATGCGCAGGACGACCAATGTGCGGGTACCGTTACACTGGTCGGCAATGCACTGTTGGTGGCAGGTCAAATGGTACGGCTTAAAGAATTTGGCAAGTTCTCGGGTAAATATCTGGTCAAGCAATCAAGACATGATTTCACACGCCACGGCGGATGGACGACCGAATTGGAGATCAAAATGACGGAGTATGTCGCAGACGAGGATAAAAATAATGCAAACCCATGA
- a CDS encoding baseplate assembly protein — translation MDLSKLNRDEVKAVPDDLAEILAQTITDYESRSGKTLQPAHIERLLINTYAYRETLVRKAVNEAYRQQHPRFATGLMLDLCGDDVNTPRLEASAARCTIRFTLATAQAEPVLIAQGTQVAAGATVFRTVASGTLSPSIRTLDLEAVCLQTGVSGNGFTAGQVNTLINPIDGVTAVNTTVPTGGAAEESDEAYRQRILLAPESFSVAGPVGAYEYFARRVSPAICDVHVGNLTGSDGLPIGGQVRVTLLTKNGLPSSELVSAVQRFLSGERVRPLCDTVTVTAPAAIDYTLDAELVLYTGVNTAEVLAAAKQAWAEYEVTRSEKLGMDIVPLDIQTVLKVAGVYNVVLKKPTLTVVTPDQWARCTSVNIRASSETAEG, via the coding sequence ATGGATTTGAGCAAACTCAATCGGGACGAGGTTAAGGCGGTTCCGGATGACCTGGCCGAAATCTTGGCGCAAACCATTACGGATTATGAGTCCCGCAGCGGTAAAACCCTGCAACCCGCCCATATCGAGCGGCTGCTCATCAATACCTATGCCTATCGTGAAACCTTGGTGCGCAAAGCAGTCAATGAGGCCTACCGCCAGCAGCACCCGCGTTTTGCAACGGGGCTGATGCTGGATTTGTGCGGCGATGACGTCAACACCCCGCGGCTTGAGGCCTCCGCCGCCCGATGCACCATCCGTTTTACGTTGGCTACCGCCCAAGCGGAGCCTGTTTTGATTGCACAAGGCACTCAAGTGGCCGCCGGAGCGACCGTGTTTCGGACGGTTGCATCCGGCACGCTCTCGCCGTCAATCCGTACTTTGGATTTGGAGGCTGTCTGCCTCCAAACCGGCGTGTCCGGTAATGGTTTTACCGCAGGGCAGGTTAATACGCTTATCAATCCGATTGACGGCGTTACAGCCGTCAACACTACTGTGCCGACGGGCGGTGCGGCGGAAGAATCTGATGAGGCATACCGCCAACGCATCCTGCTTGCCCCCGAAAGCTTTAGCGTTGCAGGCCCTGTCGGGGCTTATGAGTATTTTGCCCGCCGTGTCAGCCCTGCTATTTGCGACGTACATGTGGGCAATTTAACGGGGTCGGACGGCCTGCCGATAGGGGGGCAAGTAAGGGTAACGCTATTGACCAAAAACGGGTTGCCGTCTTCGGAGTTGGTGAGCGCGGTGCAAAGGTTTTTGTCCGGAGAACGCGTCCGTCCGCTTTGCGACACGGTAACCGTAACTGCTCCGGCAGCAATCGACTATACGCTGGACGCAGAGCTGGTTTTGTATACCGGGGTTAATACTGCCGAGGTTTTGGCGGCAGCAAAACAAGCATGGGCGGAGTATGAAGTAACGCGAAGCGAAAAATTGGGCATGGATATTGTGCCTTTAGACATCCAAACAGTTTTAAAAGTCGCTGGTGTTTATAACGTAGTCCTTAAAAAACCGACCCTAACCGTCGTCACGCCCGACCAATGGGCAAGATGTACGTCCGTCAATATCCGGGCATCGTCCGAAACGGCAGAGGGGTAG
- a CDS encoding phage tail tape measure protein, whose protein sequence is MSSNLAIAITVGATVGGALAGLKNLRAAIGMLKSDAISTGKKLSVLGAGTLVAASSAVSSIKAVSGAVMGLSEEAIKFESAMANVKKVVDFESPEGFKNLKKDILEMTRTIPMSKEELAGIAASGGQLGIAEKDLKSFTTTIAKMGVAFDMSAEQAGDSMAKLANIYKIPISQIDKLGDAVNQLSNSSPAKAADIVNTLGRVGGVAKQFGLTELQTASLSNAFIALGRSPEVAGTSINGMLTKLMTADKQGAKFQKALKNMGLESKSLKKAIAQNGEQALMDFLKQVEKLPKENQMGALVDLFGLEYADDVAALVGGLDTYRKSIEELKKTGKDGKASFIGSMDKEFSARSGTTENGLALLKNSFSELMTVVGERLLPVISKVSSALAGFIQELTDFAAANPALVDSLLILGGILAGVVVGFSGLTALIGVLSISWIVAARAMSPLFTAFKVMRSVGWLFSRVLLQIIRFLPMVGSAFVKLGMMLLTTPIGIALTLLGVAAYMLYRNWDAVVAGAKALWQGLGVFVGGVVNTIVSFFGACWERIKAYFGGGIGNISAQILRWSPLNLFYQVFRGVMSWFGVQLPSSFAQFGANIIQGLWSGLKSKFEAVKAWFAEKAASLKQTFAGVMGIHSPSRVFRRFGGWMMDGLQIGLDRGAASPIASMAGVAGRLKSGFANHMGQMAARVSSGRAAFADARSSQSTGGMTINYNPTINAPGGNPQQIEAALQIGLREFEAMFRRMMDDKARRAY, encoded by the coding sequence ATGTCATCCAATTTGGCAATAGCGATTACTGTCGGAGCAACCGTAGGCGGAGCTTTGGCAGGTCTAAAGAATCTGCGGGCCGCCATAGGAATGCTTAAAAGTGATGCAATTAGTACAGGCAAGAAGCTGTCTGTATTGGGGGCAGGTACGCTTGTTGCAGCGTCCAGCGCGGTCAGCAGCATCAAAGCTGTATCCGGGGCGGTCATGGGGCTGTCAGAAGAAGCAATCAAATTCGAATCTGCTATGGCGAATGTTAAAAAAGTGGTGGATTTCGAATCTCCTGAAGGTTTTAAAAATCTGAAAAAAGACATTTTGGAAATGACTAGAACCATTCCAATGTCAAAAGAAGAGTTGGCGGGAATTGCGGCATCCGGTGGCCAGCTCGGCATTGCCGAGAAAGACCTTAAATCATTTACTACAACAATTGCCAAGATGGGTGTTGCGTTCGATATGTCTGCCGAGCAGGCGGGCGACAGCATGGCGAAGCTGGCCAACATTTATAAGATACCGATTTCCCAAATCGACAAACTGGGTGATGCTGTCAACCAATTGTCGAACAGCAGCCCTGCCAAAGCCGCCGATATTGTCAATACTTTGGGGCGTGTTGGCGGCGTGGCGAAACAGTTCGGCTTGACCGAGCTTCAGACGGCCTCTTTGTCCAACGCCTTTATTGCGCTCGGACGCTCACCTGAAGTGGCGGGTACGTCAATAAACGGCATGCTGACCAAACTGATGACGGCCGACAAGCAGGGGGCAAAGTTTCAAAAAGCTCTGAAAAATATGGGATTAGAATCCAAGTCGCTGAAAAAGGCGATTGCGCAAAACGGCGAGCAGGCTTTGATGGATTTTCTGAAACAGGTAGAAAAACTGCCAAAAGAAAATCAAATGGGCGCACTGGTCGATTTATTCGGCTTGGAGTATGCGGATGACGTCGCTGCTTTGGTCGGCGGCCTGGATACCTATCGGAAATCCATTGAGGAGCTCAAAAAAACGGGCAAAGACGGAAAAGCTTCTTTCATAGGGAGTATGGATAAAGAATTTTCCGCCCGTTCCGGAACAACCGAAAACGGCCTGGCACTGCTCAAAAACAGTTTCAGCGAGCTGATGACAGTTGTCGGAGAGCGGCTGTTGCCCGTTATCAGCAAAGTATCCTCAGCTCTTGCAGGCTTCATACAGGAGTTGACGGATTTTGCCGCCGCCAATCCCGCTTTGGTCGATAGTCTGTTGATATTGGGCGGCATTCTTGCAGGGGTCGTGGTCGGATTTTCAGGACTTACAGCGTTGATAGGCGTCCTGTCTATAAGTTGGATTGTCGCTGCGCGGGCAATGTCGCCACTCTTTACAGCGTTTAAGGTTATGAGGAGCGTAGGATGGTTATTTAGTCGGGTATTGTTACAAATTATCCGATTCCTACCTATGGTTGGAAGTGCGTTTGTAAAACTTGGCATGATGCTGTTGACAACCCCTATCGGGATCGCGCTGACCCTGCTCGGTGTCGCCGCCTATATGCTCTACCGCAACTGGGATGCCGTAGTTGCCGGTGCGAAAGCATTGTGGCAAGGCCTGGGCGTTTTTGTCGGCGGCGTAGTCAATACTATTGTGTCTTTTTTCGGTGCTTGCTGGGAGCGCATCAAAGCTTATTTCGGCGGCGGTATCGGCAATATCTCGGCGCAGATACTCAGGTGGTCGCCGCTTAATCTGTTTTATCAGGTATTCCGCGGCGTTATGTCTTGGTTCGGCGTACAGTTGCCGTCCAGCTTCGCACAGTTTGGCGCAAATATCATCCAAGGGTTGTGGTCCGGCCTTAAATCTAAATTTGAGGCGGTCAAGGCATGGTTTGCCGAAAAGGCGGCATCGCTCAAACAAACATTTGCGGGTGTGATGGGCATCCACTCGCCCAGCCGCGTTTTCCGCCGATTTGGCGGATGGATGATGGACGGTCTGCAAATCGGCTTGGACAGGGGCGCGGCGAGTCCTATTGCCTCGATGGCCGGTGTAGCCGGTCGTCTGAAAAGTGGTTTTGCAAACCATATGGGACAAATGGCGGCTCGGGTATCATCTGGCCGCGCTGCATTTGCGGATGCGCGCAGCTCCCAGTCAACGGGTGGGATGACCATCAATTACAACCCAACCATCAATGCGCCGGGCGGTAATCCTCAGCAGATTGAGGCTGCGCTGCAAATCGGTTTGCGTGAATTTGAGGCAATGTTTCGCCGCATGATGGACGACAAAGCACGGAGGGCTTATTGA